Proteins from a genomic interval of Desulfurobacterium sp. TC5-1:
- a CDS encoding ARMT1-like domain-containing protein, producing the protein MKVYPECIPCYMKQVYNILKFIDADRELSLKVLRECSRFVAENLNPDESPGHNATYIHRLFKKIVGVNDPFKPLKDKYTDIALRWEPEIEKTFYEPAEDKLDIAVRLAAVGNIIDFGIPRESDKKENETFEPSSFDLTEEVKTILHQRFAYYDKEIFERFIVAGKTVLYVADNAGEIVFDKFLLRYLKERGMKIVFAVRGGPILNDATVEDALKSGIDKIVDELITTGGDFIGIDFAYAGKEFKEAWNKAHVIISKGQANIETLEIINDRDIFFILKAKCNAMAEELRCDKGELIFLYNKHLIEMKSEDSDV; encoded by the coding sequence ATGAAAGTCTATCCTGAATGTATTCCCTGCTACATGAAGCAGGTTTACAACATACTCAAATTCATAGACGCCGACCGGGAACTATCCCTGAAGGTTTTAAGGGAATGTTCCCGTTTCGTAGCCGAAAACCTAAACCCCGACGAATCACCGGGACACAACGCCACTTACATCCACAGGCTTTTTAAAAAGATCGTTGGCGTAAACGATCCTTTCAAACCACTAAAAGACAAGTACACAGACATAGCACTGAGATGGGAACCCGAAATTGAAAAGACGTTTTACGAACCGGCAGAAGACAAGTTGGATATAGCGGTAAGACTTGCTGCCGTGGGAAACATTATAGACTTTGGCATTCCAAGGGAAAGCGACAAAAAAGAAAATGAAACGTTTGAACCTTCCTCTTTTGATCTTACGGAAGAGGTAAAAACGATTCTACACCAGAGATTTGCCTACTACGATAAAGAGATATTCGAACGCTTCATAGTGGCAGGGAAAACAGTCCTTTACGTTGCCGATAACGCAGGTGAAATCGTTTTTGACAAATTCCTCTTAAGATATTTAAAAGAAAGGGGAATGAAAATTGTGTTCGCCGTAAGGGGCGGCCCCATACTCAACGACGCAACGGTAGAAGATGCTCTTAAAAGTGGTATAGACAAAATCGTCGATGAACTCATAACAACTGGCGGTGATTTCATAGGAATAGACTTTGCCTACGCAGGAAAAGAGTTCAAAGAAGCATGGAATAAAGCCCATGTTATCATATCGAAAGGGCAGGCAAATATTGAAACTCTTGAAATTATTAACGACAGAGATATCTTTTTCATACTGAAGGCAAAATGTAACGCAATGGCCGAAGAGCTAAGGTGCGACAAAGGGGAACTTATATTCCTCTACAACAAGCACCTTATAGAGATGAAAAGTGAAGATTCTGACGTTTAA
- the purE gene encoding 5-(carboxyamino)imidazole ribonucleotide mutase — translation MKKVAIVMGSKSDMPVMESCFKTLEEFGIPYDVKVLSAHRTIDEVIKFCESAEEEYEVIIAAAGYAAHLGGVIAAKTILPVIGVPIDASSLNGLDSLLSIVQMPGGVPVAAVTIGKAGAKNAAVFAAEIMAIKYPELKEKLKSYREAMKKKVLEG, via the coding sequence GTGAAAAAGGTAGCAATAGTAATGGGAAGCAAATCAGACATGCCTGTAATGGAATCCTGCTTTAAAACGTTAGAGGAATTTGGCATACCATACGACGTAAAGGTTTTATCAGCTCACAGAACGATAGACGAAGTAATAAAGTTTTGTGAATCAGCCGAGGAAGAGTACGAAGTGATAATTGCAGCTGCCGGATACGCTGCTCACCTTGGCGGTGTTATAGCGGCAAAGACAATCCTTCCAGTAATCGGTGTTCCGATCGACGCATCTTCACTAAACGGATTAGACTCTCTGCTGTCTATAGTTCAGATGCCTGGCGGTGTGCCCGTTGCAGCAGTAACTATAGGAAAGGCCGGTGCAAAAAATGCAGCTGTTTTTGCAGCTGAAATAATGGCTATAAAGTACCCGGAACTAAAAGAGAAACTTAAGAGCTACAGAGAAGCTATGAAGAAAAAGGTATTAGAGGGCTGA